The genomic interval TGCCCACGCAGCTTGGGTGCACGCTTCTCTCCATCCTCGGTCCAGCACCGGTAGCCATGGAAACGGGCTAAAAGCAGAGGAGATAAGGGACTGGCAGGTTGCGGCTGCTCAGGGCTGTCTCCACGGCCCCAAATGCTCCGGGATCCAGACCAGCATCCCCAACCCCATCCTACCTGCGGGCATCCCTCACGCTGCCCCTGCCCGCCATGGTACCCGGTGGGGAGACGGGGCACCGGGGCTGCCCTCGCTGGCTGCGAGGGTCCCCACGCGCTCTCGCTCTCCGCAGGCGAGCACGCTTCAAGCGCTCCAACAGCGTGACGGCGGGCGTGCAGGCGGACCTGGAGCTGGAGGGCTTCACCGGCCTGGCCGTGGCCACCGAGGACAAAGCCCTGCAGTTTGGGCGCCCTTTCCAGCGGCATTCCTCGGAGCCTGAGTCCGGCCGGCAGTACGCGGTGTACAAGACGGTGCACACGCAGGGGCAGTGGGCGTACCGGGAGGATTACCAGCTCCAGTACGACACGGTGGAGGTGCCCCGGCGAGATGCCTGGATGGAGCGGGGCTCCCGCAGCCTCCCCGACTCTGGCCGTGCCTCCCCCTGCCACCGCGATGGGGAATGGTTCATCAAACTGCTGCAGGCGGAggtggagaagatggagggCTGGTGCCAgcagatggagagggaggcCGAGGACTATGACCTGCCGGAGGAGAGTGAGTCGGGGAGGTCTGCGGGgttgggagggactgggggtcctgaagagctgggggggggcacagccatGGTCCTGTGGTGCTCCCGCCTTGGAGCATCTCCCCTGCCAAGTTTAAAGAGGTTGGGTGGGGGCAAGAAACACCGGGAAACCCTCTGGGACTAGTGGGATCTGGAGATGCCACATGGTTTGGGGGGCGTCCAAGCTGTTCAGGCTGTCCCGCTGACCCCAAGGGGGTGCAGGTTCCCCTCGTGCAGGGGAGAGGCTCCGTGCCCCATGGGAGGGCTGActgtctcctctccccccgccaGTCCTGGAGAAGATCCGGAGCGCCGTGGGCAGCGCCCAGCTCCTCATGTCCCAGAAGGTGCAGCAGTTTTACCGCCTCTGCCAGCAGAACATGGTGAGTGCCAGGGACAGCCAtggtgggtgggggggtctcGTATCCTTAGCCAGTGGAAAAGGGACTTTGTAACGCCATGGGGGAGAGCTGGACAGAGAGCTGCCCCAGCAGCGTGGAGGTGGGATGGCCACGTGGGCAGCAGAGCCGAGGTCCCGCAGGTGGACGCGGATGACGCTCTGCCCCTCTGTCCCCATAGGATCCCAACGCGTTCCCCGTGCCCACCTTCCAAGACCTGGCCGGCTTCTGGGACCTCCTGCAGCTCTCCATTGAGGACGTCAGCATGAAGTTTGCAGAGCTCCAGCAGCTCAAGGCCAATGGGTGGAAGATCGTGGAGCCCAAGGTAAGGGCAGGGCTCTGCCGCTggcacttgtcccctgtcacctctccctccttcctcctccccaagcACATCTGCACCCAAACCGCCGCTGCTGGGCTGTCGCTGGCAGCTGCTTTTAGCAAACACTTgaaaaacagagctggaaaaaaaacaaggctaAAGAAGCCCCCGCCGCGGTCTCGCAGATGGCTCGCTGGGCATTTctgggcagcgctgcccgcaAGGGGCCGGGCAGGGTCTCGGCACGGGCAGGAGCATCACGCTGCGGACACCTTCACGCCTGTGCAGACAGACGAAGGGACGCGCAGCCCTGCCTCGCGGCACAGGACGGGCGCGGGGCCGCCTCACCGTGGCTTTGGCTTCACCACCCGTGGCAGCGCCGTGCGCGGAGCTGCACGTCTCGCACGCCCCGCTGGCTGTGCCGAAGCCCACCGGAGACGCCTGTTCCCCGGAGGTCCTGACCCCCGTGCCTGCCCTGAAGCCCCCCGTTATCTgtgcaggaggagaagaaggtGCCTCCCCCGATACCAAAGAAGCCGCCACGCTCCAAGGTGCACCCGGTGAAGGAGCGCTCCTTAGACTCGGTGGACCGGCAGCGGCAGGAGGCCCGCAAGCGGCTCCTGGCAGCCAAGCGAGCTGCCTCTTTCCGCCAGAGCTCGGCCACCGAAAGCGCGGACAGCATCGAGATCTACATCCCCGAGGCGCAGACCCGGCTGTGACCGCAGCCTCCGCTTTTCTACCCGGACTGGACGGCGCGGCCGTAGCTCACTGTGATGGGGGGCCGCGGGGACACCCTGGGGCACCTCTTGGCCCCACTCACAGCTTCTCTTTTCTATCTTAGACCTTTCGTGGATCCGACGGCGGGTGAACGCAAGCCCGGTTCTGCCCCGTCCCgttgcccccccccgcccgcatGCCCCTGCCAGCCTCTCCCGGGGTCCGGggctctccctccctctgccctccctgggGCCGTGTCCCAGCTctctgtcccccccagcccttctgcaccccccccaccccagcctgcGTCCCAACCGAAAGAGAGGTGACCCTCAGCCCCCGGCCCCACCgggctggaggggagggggctgcaggcaggcccccccccgcctctctGTACTCAGTGCAATCCCCCAGCCTGTGGTGGGGACAGgccccccccagtccctgcctggccagagccccccccggccccgctccccggcccTGCCGGCACGAGGCTTTGGGACGCGGTGGGGACAAGGGGCTCCCCCGTgctgcccctgcctgcaccctctGGCTCGGGTGCCACGGGGCTCCTTCCCCtctatacatatataaatataaccTGAGGAATAAACCAGAAACTACACGTGACCAGCGCTGTGTTCTGGCTGGTGGGACGGACCAGAGCAGCAGAAACCCCCCCCCAGGTCATGGCGAGCCGCCCCGCTTCCCTCGCACGGAGCATCGCGACGCGCTTCTCCCCGCTCggccccttccttcttccccatcGCTCTGTCCCTCCATCCGTctgtccttccctcctgccagccTGGAGTCCGGGAGCACCTCTGCAGCGTGGCACtagctggggatgggggacacGGTCCCCCTGTGCCTCGTCGCCGGTGGGAGCCGCTTCCCCGGTGTGCGAGCGGGACGATAGCGGTGGGGAGACCTGACCGCAGCTTTTTTGCACCCACAGTGCCAGGGACTGTGGCGGCTTTGCCCCGGGCTTGGCACCGGTGGGTGGGATGGGAGCGTGGACacggccagcagctgccccttGAGTGTGGGGCTGCTAGAGATCACCCTGGGGGGTCGCCCCTTTTCCCCGAGCTCCTGGTGCCCCATGGGGATGGGACACCCCAGGATGGGGCTGTCGTGCGCCTGGTTCCCCTACGGGGCCAAGGGACATGCTGGGATGCTGCTCATCCCAGCTCCTCCGTCGCTGCGCACAGACCCGGGAGccgggtgggggggtccccaaaggTCCCCTCCAGGGCAGAGCAGCGTGGCGGGGCAGGAGGCTGCATCTGCCCcgtccccgtccctgtccccatccctggtcCCTGTCCAAGCatcctgtccccccccagtgtcccttTTGGTGGCAGAAGGGGGGGGAGGACCCCATCCTGTCCCCCACCCCGCTACGCCAGCAACCCCACACAGCATCACCAGCCACCCCCCCAGGCAGGgccagtgggtgctggggagctcCCAAAATCCAGGGCCAAACTTCGCCCGGTGCCCTTGGGCAGGGCGGTGGGATGGGacgcagctgggggggggcccagCTTGTGCCCCCCATGTAGCAGGGGAGGCCGGGGCCAAGCAGGCGGACACCTCGCTGGGGGTCCCTCGCTCCGGGGGGGTCTGTTGGTGCTAAACACCTCCGGGACGGCAGCGCCCGCTCAGCCACCCAAAAACCGTTcccaccccgctccccccccaaaacaccccgGATTTAGGGATGTGCCTGGGAAGggccccccccagggcccccacCCCGGCCAGCGCCGTGCAGTGACCGTGACACGTGGCTCCCTTTTTATTGTAACGAACCGCCGCAATTAATAAAGATGACTTTGGTTACTCCGGGCCAGCGGCCACCTCCCCGAGGGGACACGGCCGGTGCCGGGCTCGCCTTTCCCCCGTCTACTGCCCCTTCGTGtctgtggggtgggagggggtgtctgtggggtgggagaggggtgTCTGTAGGGTGGGAGAGGGTGTCTGTGGGTGGGAGGGGTTGTCcgtggggtgggagaggggtgTCTGTAGGTGGGAGAGGGTGTCTGTGGGTGGGAGGGGGTGTctgtggggtgggagagggtgTCTGTGGGGTGAGAGGGGGTGTCCGTGGAGTGGGAGGGGGTGTTTGTGGGTGGGAGAGGGGTGTCcgtggggtgggagaggggtgTCCGTGGAGTGGGAGGGGGTGTCTGTGGGTGGGAGGGGGTGTCcgtggggtgggagaggggtgTCCGTGGGGTGGGAGAGGGTCTCTCGCTGGCGCAGGAGCAGATCTCCCtggagggtggctggggggtGTCCGCAGGTCTCCCCGTGGGTCTCCGCCCGTGGGTGTCCCCATGGCCTTTTCCCTCTGCATCTCCCCGTGGGTGCCTCCAGGTGGCTCTCTCCCCGGGGGTATCTCTCCGTGGGTCACGCCCTGGGTGTCTCCCCGTCCCCCCCGTGGGTCCGTctctgtccccgtcccccccccgtgGGGCTCCCCGCGGGGCGGCCTCAGCCGCGGCCGCTCCTCCAAGCGCCGCCGATCCCGCGCTGTCCGCCAGGGGGCAGCACCGCTCCGCCGGGCGTCGGGGGCGCCTGGCTGGGCCGCGCTACCGCTGACCGGaaggggcggggcggcggcggcggcggcggccgggcccaGGTGAGCGGCGGCCGCCGAGGGGCTCGGTCCGGGTCCGGGTCCGGGTCCGGCGGCAGGGAAGCCCCtcgggggccgggcgggggtCCCGGTGTCGGCCCAGGCGGGTCCCGGTTCCCTGTGGGTCAGTACTGAGGCCCCGGTGCGGCCCGCCCCGGTGCGGCCTTGCCCGCCGGAGCCTCTCCCGGGCGTTAACCGGCCCGCAGGCCTCCGGGGGTCCGGGCCCGGCTTGTGACCGCCGCGTTTCTCCCCCTGCCAGGCGCAGCCCCCGGCACCATGTGGTCCGTGCTGTGGGCGGCCGTGCGCTCCAAGGCCCCGTACGTCACCTTCCCGGTGGCCTTCGTGGTGGGGCTGGTGGGCTATCACCTGGAGTGGTTCCTCCGTGGGGACCCCCCGCCCGCGGCCGAGGAGGAGAAGAGCATCTCGGAGCAGCGGGAGGACCGCAAGCTGCAAGAGATCGCGGGCAAGGACCTGACCAAGGTGGTGAGCCTGAAGGAGAAGCTCGAGTTCGCCCCTCGGGCCGTGCTGAACAGGAACCGCCcggaaaaaagttaataaagTTGTTTGGGCAAACGCAGCGCCCTGGAGCGactgtccctggggctggggccggcTGCCGGAGGGCTGTGGCCTGCAGCACCATGCTGGGGACTCCCCTGTTGCCTGCACATCTTCCAGCAGCGTTCTTCCTGCACTGGGCCATATCTGGGCAATACACTGTGCTCACTGCTGCTCTTCACTTCCCCGGGGCCCTCCGGAGGGTCAGGGTTTGCCCACCCCATGGATGCGCTCGAGACACAGCACCCAAACCTCTTCCTCTGTGGCAAAGCAGGCAGGGAACCATGCTTTGGAGGTGGAATGTGTCTGAAACTCGTCAGCTCGGCCTGCCCTGGCCCCTGAACCACAAAGCCCTCTCAGCCTGGTTCCACCCATGTCTCTTCAGGTTTGGTTTCTTCCATGGCGTGAAGATAGAAGAAACTTGGACCTGAGTGATGTGGGGTTGGGGTCAGGCTAACCGCCTGGAGCGGGAGGACCTGCTGTCCTGCTTACAGCTCTCCCGTGGCTCTTTGTGAACCCTGACCACAGCACCACGCTACCGTGTTATGCCCACAGGAGCCTGAGCAGCAGTGGAGATCTCTGGGGAAGCCCTCTCTGCATCACCCCCAGGCTTTGCAGCGAGGAAGAGGGACAGGGGGAGGTGGAAGTCCTGGCCTTGCTTCCGTCGTGGAGCTCAGAGCGTGGTGGTGGCTCTGGGCTGGCATGTAGAGAGCGGGGAGATCTCTGCCTTGTACGGGAACAGCCAGAATAAACTTCTGTCAGTCCTTGGCCCTCTTGTGTCGTCTGCATCAGCACCTGGCCCCAACCCTGGCTCAGTGTGTTTCTGCTCCCCATGTTTTCAAGAAGCAACCCCTTCTACAATGGGAGAAATGCCATCGTTGTCCCTGGCTGGGCACTGACCTCGGGGCCTGGCAACAGGGTGGCgggcaggaaggagggggaggcaCCGAaatcccagcctgtgctgtgctTGTGCCTCCCTCCCGGCTCCCCCAGCCACGTCATTTGCTTCCCTTCGACCTCCTTATCTAGACAAGAAGGGCTGTGGCAGCACCGGGTGGGGTCCCAGCGGACAGGGAGGGTCCCACTgggctgctgagcagggcagcccatggcaggagagactggcAGCGAGCACTGGGGACTGGTGGCCTGTGTCCCATCCAGCCTCAGGCATCACTGGCACAGCAGGACCAAACCCTGGTGAGAACTGCCTGAGCGGGGCCAGCTGGTAACCGTGCCGCCGCTCGCTGCCGGCAGTGTGCCAGGGCCGTAGCCGGGGTTATCGCTGCCTCCCggcttgttttttcccctggtg from Haliaeetus albicilla chromosome 16, bHalAlb1.1, whole genome shotgun sequence carries:
- the SMIM12 gene encoding small integral membrane protein 12, which translates into the protein MWSVLWAAVRSKAPYVTFPVAFVVGLVGYHLEWFLRGDPPPAAEEEKSISEQREDRKLQEIAGKDLTKVVSLKEKLEFAPRAVLNRNRPEKS